ACTGTGTTATAGGCGCGCGCCAAACGAGTAATAGAGTCCAGAAGAATAACGACATCTTTTTTATATTCCACAAGGCGTTTCGCTTTTTCAATAACCATTTCAGCAACCTGTACGTGACGGGAGGCAGGCTCATCAAAAGTCGAGCTCACCACCTCTCCTTTGACGGAACGGGCCATATCAGTCACCTCTTCCGGGCGCTCGTCAATCAAAAGAACAATCAGATAAGCCTCTGGATTGTTTTTTGAAATAGAGTGGGCGATTTGCTGCAACATCATCGTTTTACCGGTTCGGGGAGGTGCCGTAATTAAAGCACGCTGTCCCTTCCCCAAAGGACTTGTTAAGTCAATCACCCGTCCCGTAGAATTATCTTTTCCCCCGTTGTCATATTCCAATTTAAAGCGTTCATCGGGATAAAGGGGCGTTAAGTTATCAAAATTAATACGATGCCTTACGTTTTCTGGGGGTTCAAAGTTAATGAGGTTAACTTTGAGAAGCGCAAAATAACGCTCTGAATCTTTGGGGGCGCGAATTTGTCCTTCAACAATATCCCCTGTTCTGAGACCAAATCGTCTTGCTTGACTGGGGGAGACATAAATATCATCGGGTCCTGGCAAGTAATTGGCTTGCGCAGACCTTAAAAAACCAAATCCATCTTGAAGAATTTCCACCGTTCCTTCGCCAAAAATAGGGACGTCCTTTTCTGCGAGTTTCTTTAAAATAGCAAAAACAAGATCTTGTTTTTTCAGGGTGGAAGCATTCTCAATTTCGTGTTGTTCCGCGAGCTCCAGTA
The sequence above is drawn from the Candidatus Nucleicultrix amoebiphila FS5 genome and encodes:
- the rho gene encoding transcription termination factor Rho, with translation MNINELKAKAPAELLELAEQHEIENASTLKKQDLVFAILKKLAEKDVPIFGEGTVEILQDGFGFLRSAQANYLPGPDDIYVSPSQARRFGLRTGDIVEGQIRAPKDSERYFALLKVNLINFEPPENVRHRINFDNLTPLYPDERFKLEYDNGGKDNSTGRVIDLTSPLGKGQRALITAPPRTGKTMMLQQIAHSISKNNPEAYLIVLLIDERPEEVTDMARSVKGEVVSSTFDEPASRHVQVAEMVIEKAKRLVEYKKDVVILLDSITRLARAYNTVVPSSGKVLTGGVDANALQKPKRFFGAARNIEEGGSLTIIATALIDTGSRMDEVIFEEFKGTGNSEIILDRKLSDKRVFPAIDITRSGTRKEELLVDKGELAKMWILRRILNPMGPQEAMEFLLEKLRQTKNNADFYESMNT